The Mixta hanseatica genome includes a region encoding these proteins:
- the cytR gene encoding DNA-binding transcriptional regulator CytR, producing MEQNQESTAATMKDVAERAGVSTATVSRALMNPEKVSATTRQKVEQAVIEVGYSPHALARNAKRSESRTILVIVPDICDPFFSEIIRGVEVTAAAEGYLVLIGDCAHQNQQEKTFLSLMLTRQIDGMVLLGSQVPFDTGVEEQRGLPPMVMANEFSPDLELPTVHIDNLTAAFEAVNHLWQLGHRRIACIAGPEEMPLSHYRLQGYIQALRRHGQAIEPRYIVRGDFTFEAGSAAFKRLMALPQPPQALFCHNDIMALGAMSQAKSMGLRIPQDISLVGFDDIELSRYSDPPLTTIAQPRFALGREAMLLLLEQLQGRTVNNGSRLLEFELKLRGSTMHAS from the coding sequence TTGGAGCAGAACCAGGAGTCGACGGCAGCTACTATGAAAGATGTGGCTGAGCGTGCGGGGGTTTCAACCGCCACCGTATCCCGCGCACTGATGAACCCTGAAAAGGTCTCAGCGACAACCCGCCAAAAAGTTGAGCAGGCGGTAATTGAAGTGGGCTACTCTCCTCATGCTCTGGCGCGCAATGCCAAACGCAGCGAATCACGCACTATTCTGGTTATCGTTCCCGATATCTGCGATCCCTTTTTTAGCGAAATCATTCGTGGCGTTGAAGTAACGGCGGCCGCTGAAGGCTATCTGGTGCTGATCGGCGACTGCGCGCATCAGAATCAGCAGGAAAAAACCTTTCTGAGTCTAATGCTGACGCGCCAGATTGACGGCATGGTGCTGCTCGGCTCCCAGGTGCCTTTCGATACCGGCGTGGAAGAGCAGCGCGGTTTACCGCCGATGGTCATGGCCAATGAATTCTCGCCCGATCTCGAATTGCCGACGGTACATATCGATAACCTGACCGCCGCCTTTGAGGCGGTGAACCATCTGTGGCAGCTGGGCCATCGCCGCATCGCCTGCATTGCCGGCCCGGAAGAGATGCCGCTCAGCCACTACCGTTTGCAGGGCTATATCCAGGCGCTGCGCCGGCATGGACAGGCGATTGAACCACGCTACATTGTGCGCGGCGATTTTACTTTTGAAGCCGGCTCCGCGGCGTTTAAGCGGCTGATGGCATTACCGCAGCCGCCTCAGGCGCTGTTTTGCCATAACGATATTATGGCGCTGGGCGCGATGTCGCAGGCGAAAAGCATGGGGCTGCGCATCCCGCAGGATATCTCTCTGGTTGGTTTTGATGATATCGAACTCTCACGTTACAGTGATCCACCACTGACCACTATTGCGCAGCCGCGCTTTGCTCTGGGACGCGAAGCGATGCTGCTGTTGCTGGAGCAGCTGCAGGGACGCACCGTGAATAACGGCTCGCGCCTGCTGGAGTTTGAACTCAAACTGCGCGGAAGCACAATGCACGCCAGCTAA
- the ftsN gene encoding cell division protein FtsN: MAQKDYVGRGRSTGTRRKKSNSRSKKRNGSSGVSKIMIGLAVAVLVAFAGGLWFIAHHKKEETPVIPDHKVSGNGLPPKPEERWKYIKELENRQLSVPTPKEPSAGGEVQSQTQLTDEQRQLLEQMQADMRQAPTQLNEVPWNEQTPMQRQQTLQRQQQQLQQQQLQQQRLEQQQRAQQQQRLEQQQRLQQQRVQQQQTTQQTHMLPQNGSQSVNAPKSQDNSRVKPQETAKAKAVEKEKSQRWMVQCGSFKGSEQAESIRAQLAFEGFESRITNGGGWNRVVIGPYNSRASADSTLKRLRSSGHSGCIPLAVGG; encoded by the coding sequence GTGGCACAAAAAGATTATGTAGGCCGCGGGCGTTCGACAGGGACGCGTCGCAAGAAAAGTAATAGCCGCAGCAAGAAACGCAACGGCAGCTCCGGCGTTTCAAAAATAATGATAGGGCTGGCGGTAGCGGTGCTGGTGGCATTCGCGGGCGGGCTGTGGTTTATCGCCCACCATAAAAAAGAAGAGACGCCGGTAATCCCGGATCATAAGGTCAGCGGCAACGGGCTGCCGCCGAAGCCGGAAGAGCGTTGGAAATATATTAAAGAGCTGGAAAACCGTCAGCTTAGCGTGCCCACACCAAAAGAGCCTTCCGCTGGCGGCGAAGTTCAGTCGCAGACTCAGCTTACTGATGAGCAGCGTCAACTGCTGGAGCAAATGCAGGCCGATATGCGCCAGGCACCGACTCAGCTAAACGAAGTCCCGTGGAATGAACAAACGCCGATGCAGCGCCAGCAGACGCTACAGCGTCAGCAACAGCAGCTGCAACAACAGCAGTTACAGCAGCAGCGCCTTGAACAACAGCAGCGCGCTCAACAGCAGCAGCGCCTTGAGCAGCAGCAACGTCTACAGCAACAGCGTGTTCAGCAGCAGCAAACTACTCAGCAAACCCATATGCTGCCGCAAAATGGATCTCAGTCGGTAAACGCGCCGAAGTCGCAGGATAACAGCCGCGTTAAACCGCAGGAAACGGCTAAAGCCAAAGCGGTGGAGAAAGAGAAGTCGCAGCGCTGGATGGTGCAGTGCGGCTCGTTTAAAGGCAGCGAGCAGGCGGAATCAATACGCGCCCAATTGGCCTTTGAAGGTTTTGAAAGCCGGATCACCAACGGCGGCGGCTGGAACCGTGTGGTTATCGGGCCTTACAACAGCCGCGCCAGCGCCGACAGCACGCTGAAACGCCTGCGCAGTTCCGGTCATTCTGGCTGTATTCCTCTCGCCGTTGGGGGTTGA
- the hslV gene encoding ATP-dependent protease subunit HslV: protein MTTIVSVRRNGHVVIGGDGQATLGNTVMKGNVKKVRRLYNDKVIAGFAGGTADAFTLFELFERKLEMHQGHLVKAAVELAKDWRTDRMLRKLEALLAVADENASLIITGNGDVIQPENDLIAIGSGGPYAQAAARALLENTELSARDITEKALGIAGDICIYTNHNLTIEELASKA, encoded by the coding sequence GTGACAACGATAGTAAGTGTACGACGCAACGGCCACGTAGTAATTGGCGGTGATGGCCAGGCTACGCTCGGTAATACCGTAATGAAAGGCAACGTCAAAAAAGTGCGCCGTCTCTACAATGATAAGGTGATTGCGGGTTTTGCTGGCGGTACAGCCGATGCCTTTACGCTGTTTGAACTTTTCGAGCGCAAGCTGGAAATGCATCAGGGCCATTTGGTTAAAGCCGCGGTGGAACTTGCTAAAGACTGGCGTACCGACCGCATGCTGCGCAAGCTTGAAGCGCTGCTGGCGGTGGCGGATGAAAACGCCTCTCTGATTATTACCGGTAATGGTGATGTCATCCAACCTGAAAACGATCTGATCGCGATTGGCTCCGGCGGCCCGTACGCTCAGGCGGCGGCACGCGCCCTGCTGGAAAATACCGAGCTTAGCGCTCGCGACATTACCGAAAAAGCGTTGGGTATTGCAGGTGACATTTGCATCTATACCAACCACAATCTGACTATTGAAGAATTAGCGTCCAAGGCGTAA
- the hslU gene encoding HslU--HslV peptidase ATPase subunit — MSEMTPREIVSELNRFIIGQDGAKRAVAIALRNRWRRMQLDEDLRHEVTPKNILMIGPTGVGKTEIARRLAKLANAPFIKVEATKFTEVGYVGKEVDSIIRDLTDAAMKMVRMQAIERNRYRAEEMAEERILDVLIPPAKNNWGQPEQNAEPSAARQSFRKKLREGQLDDKEIEINLAAAPMGVEIMAPPGMEEMTSQLQSMFQNLGGQKQKPRKLKIKEAMKLLVEEEAAKLVNPEELKEEAIEAVEQHGIVFIDEIDKICKRGETSGPDVSREGVQRDLLPLVEGCTVSTKHGMVKTDHILFIASGAFQVASPSDLIPELQGRLPIRVELQPLTVNDFERILTEPSASVTVQYKALMGTEGVNISFTEDGIRRIAEAAWQVNETTENIGARRLHTVLERLMEDISYDASDRNGDSITIDAAYVSQHLDQLVADEDLSRFIL, encoded by the coding sequence ATGTCTGAAATGACTCCGCGCGAGATTGTCAGCGAACTGAACAGATTTATTATCGGCCAGGATGGCGCCAAACGTGCTGTGGCGATCGCCCTGCGCAACCGCTGGCGTCGTATGCAGCTGGACGAAGATCTGCGCCATGAAGTTACGCCGAAAAATATTCTGATGATTGGCCCGACCGGCGTAGGTAAAACCGAAATCGCCCGTCGCCTGGCCAAACTGGCTAACGCGCCTTTTATCAAGGTAGAAGCCACCAAGTTCACCGAAGTTGGCTACGTAGGTAAAGAAGTGGATTCTATTATTCGCGACTTGACCGATGCGGCGATGAAAATGGTACGCATGCAGGCGATTGAACGAAATCGCTACCGCGCAGAAGAGATGGCTGAAGAGCGCATCCTCGACGTGCTGATCCCACCGGCTAAAAATAACTGGGGCCAGCCGGAGCAAAATGCTGAGCCATCCGCCGCCCGCCAGTCCTTCCGTAAAAAACTGCGCGAAGGCCAGCTGGATGACAAAGAGATTGAAATCAATCTGGCCGCCGCGCCGATGGGCGTGGAAATCATGGCGCCTCCAGGCATGGAAGAGATGACCAGCCAGCTGCAGTCGATGTTTCAGAACCTGGGCGGCCAAAAGCAGAAGCCGCGCAAGCTGAAGATCAAAGAGGCGATGAAGCTGCTGGTGGAAGAGGAAGCGGCCAAGTTGGTTAACCCGGAAGAGCTGAAAGAAGAGGCGATCGAAGCGGTTGAGCAACACGGTATCGTGTTTATCGATGAGATCGACAAAATCTGTAAGCGTGGCGAAACCTCAGGCCCGGACGTGTCACGTGAAGGCGTGCAGCGCGATCTGCTGCCGCTGGTGGAAGGTTGTACCGTTTCTACCAAGCATGGCATGGTGAAAACTGACCATATTCTGTTTATCGCTTCCGGCGCCTTCCAGGTTGCCAGCCCATCGGATCTGATCCCGGAACTGCAGGGCCGTCTGCCGATTCGCGTAGAACTGCAGCCGCTCACCGTGAATGATTTCGAACGCATCCTGACCGAGCCAAGCGCTTCCGTTACCGTTCAGTATAAAGCGCTGATGGGGACCGAAGGCGTGAATATCAGCTTCACCGAAGATGGCATTCGCCGTATCGCCGAAGCGGCCTGGCAGGTTAACGAAACCACCGAAAACATTGGTGCGCGTCGTCTGCATACGGTACTGGAGCGTCTGATGGAAGATATCTCCTATGATGCCAGCGATCGCAACGGCGACAGCATTACCATTGATGCCGCGTATGTTTCGCAGCATCTGGATCAGCTGGTGGCGGACGAAGACCTTAGCCGCTTCATTCTGTAA
- a CDS encoding 1,4-dihydroxy-2-naphthoate polyprenyltransferase has translation MEHIQRATFFHFRAWLESLRLRTLPLAFASILTGSALAWWQGTFSLPVALLCFFTSGLLQVLSNLANDYGDAVKGSDGSTRLGPLRGIQKGAITLAQLRAAMIIATGMALVCGILLIGYACNTLSDMFSFLLLGALAVVAAIAYTVGKKPYGYLGLGDLSVLIFFGWLAVSGSFYLQSHFIEPLVLLPATACGLLAAAVLNINNLRDIETDRQCGKMTLAVRLGADNARRYHILLLSGALLCFATFACLGRPGWGSWLFLLAVPLFWQQGRYILRETSPVAMRPMLEKTVKAALLANVLFSIGMLL, from the coding sequence ATGGAACATATTCAACGGGCAACGTTCTTTCACTTCCGCGCCTGGCTGGAAAGCCTGCGTTTACGCACTCTGCCGCTGGCTTTCGCCTCTATTCTCACCGGCTCCGCGCTGGCCTGGTGGCAAGGAACATTCAGCCTGCCTGTCGCCCTGCTCTGCTTCTTCACCAGCGGCCTGTTGCAGGTGTTATCTAATCTGGCTAATGATTATGGCGATGCGGTAAAAGGCAGCGACGGCAGCACGCGTCTGGGCCCGCTGCGCGGCATCCAAAAAGGCGCGATAACCTTAGCGCAGCTGCGAGCGGCGATGATTATCGCTACCGGGATGGCGCTGGTTTGCGGCATCTTACTGATTGGCTATGCCTGCAATACGCTAAGCGATATGTTTAGCTTTCTGCTGCTGGGCGCGCTGGCGGTTGTCGCGGCGATCGCCTACACCGTGGGCAAAAAGCCTTATGGCTACCTGGGCCTGGGCGATTTATCGGTGCTGATATTTTTCGGCTGGCTGGCCGTTAGCGGCAGCTTTTACCTGCAAAGCCACTTTATCGAGCCGCTGGTGCTGCTGCCTGCGACAGCCTGCGGCCTGCTGGCGGCGGCGGTACTGAATATTAATAACCTGCGCGATATTGAAACCGATCGTCAATGCGGCAAGATGACGCTGGCGGTACGTCTGGGGGCCGATAACGCCCGGCGCTATCATATTTTGCTGCTGAGCGGCGCACTGCTCTGTTTTGCCACCTTTGCCTGCCTGGGGCGCCCAGGCTGGGGAAGCTGGCTTTTCCTGCTCGCTGTGCCGCTGTTCTGGCAGCAGGGACGCTATATTCTGCGTGAAACCTCGCCCGTCGCCATGCGTCCTATGCTGGAGAAGACAGTCAAAGCGGCGCTATTAGCGAACGTACTGTTTTCTATAGGGATGCTGCTTTGA
- the rraA gene encoding ribonuclease E activity regulator RraA yields the protein MKYDTSELCDIYHEDVNVVEPLFSNFGGRTSFGGQITTVKCFEDNGLLYDLLEENGRGRVLLVDGGGSVRRALVDAALAQLAVQNEWEGIVVYGSVRQVDDLEELDIGIQAIAAIPVGAAGEGIGESDIRVNFGGVTFFSGDHLYADNTGIILSEDPLDIE from the coding sequence ATGAAATACGATACTTCCGAACTCTGCGACATCTATCACGAAGATGTAAACGTGGTAGAGCCCCTTTTCTCCAATTTTGGAGGTCGCACCTCGTTTGGCGGCCAAATCACGACAGTGAAATGTTTCGAGGACAACGGCCTGTTATACGACTTGCTGGAAGAAAATGGCCGGGGTCGTGTGCTGCTGGTAGACGGTGGCGGATCGGTACGGCGCGCATTGGTTGATGCTGCGCTGGCGCAACTGGCGGTGCAAAACGAGTGGGAAGGCATCGTGGTTTACGGTTCGGTTCGTCAGGTTGACGATTTGGAAGAGCTGGATATTGGCATCCAGGCTATCGCCGCTATTCCGGTTGGCGCCGCGGGCGAAGGCATCGGCGAAAGCGACATCCGCGTTAATTTCGGCGGCGTCACCTTCTTTTCCGGCGACCATCTTTATGCAGACAATACCGGTATTATCCTGTCGGAGGATCCGCTGGATATTGAATAG
- the zapB gene encoding cell division protein ZapB — protein sequence MSFEVFEKLEAKVQQAIDTITLLQMEIEELKEQNNSLKHEVQQASGNSEALVRENQHLKEEQVQWQERLRALLGKMEEV from the coding sequence ATGTCATTTGAAGTATTCGAGAAACTGGAAGCAAAAGTACAGCAGGCGATTGATACCATCACGCTGCTGCAGATGGAAATTGAAGAGCTGAAAGAACAGAACAATAGCCTGAAACATGAAGTACAGCAGGCCTCGGGAAACAGTGAAGCGCTGGTGCGTGAAAATCAGCACCTGAAAGAAGAGCAGGTTCAGTGGCAGGAACGCCTGCGGGCTTTGTTAGGTAAGATGGAAGAAGTCTAA
- a CDS encoding MIP/aquaporin family protein: MSQTATSTLKGQCIAEFLGTGMIIFFGAGCVAAMKLAGAAFGQWEICIIWGLAVSMAAYMTAGVSGAHLNPAVTVALCLFANFEGRKVVPYIVAQIAGAFSAAALVYGLYYNLFIDYEASHQLMRGSVESLDLAGIFSTYPNPHISVGQAFLVEMVITAVLMSVIMALTDDGNGVPRGPLAPLLIGLLVAVIGGAMGPLTGFALNPARDFGPKIFAWLAGWGNVAFTGGRDIPYFLVPIFGPLVGACLGAWGYRSLICRHLPCNLNITQDIKAGKPVARAEQRKA, translated from the coding sequence ATGAGTCAGACAGCAACGAGCACACTTAAAGGTCAGTGCATTGCCGAATTTCTTGGAACCGGCATGATCATCTTCTTCGGCGCTGGCTGTGTCGCCGCAATGAAGCTGGCCGGCGCCGCTTTCGGCCAGTGGGAAATCTGTATTATCTGGGGCCTCGCCGTTTCCATGGCTGCCTATATGACCGCAGGCGTTTCAGGCGCGCATCTGAATCCTGCTGTCACCGTCGCGCTTTGTCTGTTCGCCAACTTTGAAGGGCGCAAGGTCGTACCTTACATTGTGGCGCAGATCGCCGGTGCCTTTAGCGCCGCAGCGCTGGTGTACGGGCTTTATTACAATTTGTTTATCGATTATGAAGCCAGCCATCAATTAATGCGCGGCAGCGTAGAAAGCCTCGATCTGGCAGGTATTTTCTCCACCTATCCTAATCCGCATATCAGCGTAGGTCAGGCGTTTTTAGTTGAGATGGTGATCACCGCCGTCCTGATGTCGGTCATTATGGCGCTGACCGATGACGGCAACGGCGTACCGCGTGGCCCGCTCGCTCCGTTACTGATCGGCCTGCTGGTCGCCGTTATCGGCGGCGCGATGGGCCCGCTGACCGGCTTCGCGCTGAATCCGGCGCGTGACTTCGGCCCAAAAATTTTCGCCTGGCTGGCAGGCTGGGGCAACGTTGCCTTTACCGGTGGCCGTGATATCCCTTATTTCCTCGTGCCGATTTTTGGCCCGCTGGTCGGTGCCTGCCTGGGCGCATGGGGTTATCGCTCACTGATTTGCCGTCATCTGCCCTGCAACCTTAACATCACGCAGGATATTAAAGCGGGAAAGCCGGTCGCACGCGCTGAGCAACGTAAAGCGTAA